A genomic window from Methanofastidiosum sp. includes:
- a CDS encoding isoprenylcysteine carboxylmethyltransferase family protein: MTEESGSIGKVSGKLILKSLSFIVLIIVVIFISAGRLDYWQGWAYTGLNLIFLIVSYFLLPSELIQERLAPDKGVKKWDLVFQKVSIPVFLAILIISALDGGRFYWYPQIPFYIIIIGIFLYAIGQIIILWAKMVNKYFSSVVRIQTERGQTVCKEGPYSFIRHPGYLGGLIYSIATPLVLGSFWGLIPVAISLLLLFIRTNLEDETLQKELDGYTEYTREVKYKILPRIW, translated from the coding sequence ATGACTGAAGAATCAGGTTCCATTGGAAAAGTAAGTGGGAAGTTAATTCTCAAATCTCTTTCTTTCATTGTCTTAATCATTGTGGTAATCTTTATCTCTGCAGGCCGCCTTGACTACTGGCAGGGATGGGCCTATACAGGTTTGAACCTTATCTTCCTCATTGTATCCTACTTTTTACTCCCATCTGAGTTAATTCAGGAAAGGTTGGCACCTGATAAAGGAGTGAAAAAATGGGATCTGGTATTTCAAAAGGTTTCCATACCAGTATTCCTGGCCATTCTAATAATATCAGCCCTGGACGGGGGACGTTTCTATTGGTATCCTCAGATTCCTTTTTATATAATAATCATCGGCATATTCCTCTATGCAATTGGGCAGATAATCATTTTATGGGCGAAAATGGTGAACAAATACTTCTCATCGGTGGTCCGCATCCAGACCGAGCGAGGACAAACAGTCTGTAAAGAAGGCCCCTACAGTTTCATCAGACATCCCGGATATCTGGGTGGACTGATATACTCAATTGCCACTCCATTAGTCCTGGGCTCATTTTGGGGTTTGATTCCAGTTGCCATTTCATTGTTACTACTTTTTATCCGAACAAATCTGGAAGATGAAACCCTCCAGAAAGAATTGGATGGATACACTGAATACACCCGAGAAGTAAAATATAAGATATTACCCAGAATCTGGTAG
- a CDS encoding tetratricopeptide repeat protein, with the protein MILLVSSGLIAIWSPSYSPNNAIYNIIPICGFLLVAISYSFNMKYASLIIQSVPLIETGKFKEAVEKIDKLMKSNLSKIQPYPNRQILFFHKVVALNNCGNRIEALNLIDELIEEGLNEKIEISVLNYKFIILLGLRRYDDAEEMIDLILDKDPENHLTLLNEALFLYKIGCKEDAAEAFEDLLNETNEKLSKFKEMMFPENIWNMELTQVFERIRSPKEFLNMELNDMLFQKSVIHERLHQYKEELECLNEILELNPKHLLAWNMKGYVFAHLGKYDEALKCVNKSLELYSRNTSSLDIKGFILAHSGKPDDALKYYQKALEIDSLFEEAYYHNGEAHKELKQYTEALQCFKKVLELNPYCERAKEDIEQISGQNQDIS; encoded by the coding sequence TTGATTTTACTTGTATCATCCGGGCTAATTGCTATATGGAGTCCAAGTTACAGCCCAAACAATGCAATTTATAATATTATCCCAATTTGCGGATTTTTACTTGTTGCAATATCTTATTCTTTTAATATGAAATATGCGTCTTTGATAATCCAGTCTGTTCCCCTTATCGAAACTGGCAAATTTAAGGAAGCCGTCGAAAAAATTGATAAATTAATGAAATCCAATCTTTCCAAAATTCAACCTTATCCTAATCGTCAAATTCTTTTTTTCCATAAAGTAGTAGCTTTAAATAATTGTGGAAATCGAATCGAAGCGTTAAATTTAATAGATGAACTTATTGAAGAAGGATTAAATGAAAAAATCGAAATTTCGGTATTAAATTATAAATTTATTATTTTATTGGGTCTTAGACGATATGATGATGCAGAAGAAATGATTGATCTAATTCTGGATAAAGATCCAGAAAATCATCTTACCCTTCTAAATGAAGCATTATTCCTTTACAAAATTGGATGTAAAGAAGATGCAGCAGAAGCTTTCGAGGATTTGTTGAATGAAACTAATGAAAAACTTTCAAAATTTAAAGAAATGATGTTTCCAGAAAATATTTGGAATATGGAATTGACTCAAGTATTTGAAAGAATAAGGTCTCCGAAAGAATTTTTGAACATGGAATTAAATGATATGTTATTTCAAAAGTCAGTTATTCACGAGCGACTGCACCAATATAAAGAAGAATTAGAATGCCTCAATGAAATATTAGAATTGAATCCAAAACACTTGCTTGCATGGAACATGAAAGGTTATGTTTTTGCACATCTTGGCAAGTATGATGAGGCTTTAAAGTGTGTGAATAAATCTCTTGAATTATATTCACGAAATACCTCTTCATTAGACATCAAAGGATTTATCTTGGCACATTCTGGTAAGCCTGATGATGCATTAAAATACTACCAAAAAGCACTGGAAATAGATTCTTTATTTGAAGAAGCATACTATCATAACGGTGAAGCTCATAAGGAGCTCAAACAGTATACTGAAGCACTTCAATGTTTTAAAAAAGTTCTTGAGTTAAACCCTTACTGTGAACGTGCTAAAGAAGACATAGAACAGATTAGTGGTCAAAACCAAGATATATCCTAA